One part of the Marinobacterium rhizophilum genome encodes these proteins:
- a CDS encoding SPOR domain-containing protein: MNGQVRQRAVASSPYVGDSRVEYFEPPSRLQLLDKLHHLIRFSDFLLLIQGKAGSGKTSLLRQLSPQTSGGRLCHLRLQQETGTGDFLHQLSAGFALDADGCTTEAQLLELVHAEARHAQDSGLQWLLLVDDADLLDDDTLELLVNLQRAGISSIRAVLAGRRIEQRLASTGLFQELDGRLHLETLQPFEVDEAEEFVRLRYPALEVLDSRKLQQLVTDSDRMPGSLATRASRALRLKSPAPVARPGMSGRIWGGASLMLVVIVAMAGWIYWQPKASSVASERVSVPLTVPVIAASVDQPAEQIDVVEIETQAPGSVDAGLKSPSIAPASVAVVDAALAEPSALRAQDLLPDAFDLQSAPQEPESVNDVAGLVEVVVAAEQPKLPQPEPGMVEVPIKPVVKAATEAQSAPERAVAFKKAAATPAASSEEELLGWPDRGYTLQLLGARQLDTAKAFIADQQDPSAFHAFSTLYKGKPWHVVVIGRYGSRKEASAAVLELPASLQKLKPWARSIQSVKADIRKATR; encoded by the coding sequence GTGAACGGGCAGGTGCGTCAGCGGGCTGTTGCGTCGTCACCCTATGTGGGAGACAGTCGCGTCGAGTATTTCGAACCGCCGTCGCGCCTGCAGCTGCTGGACAAGCTGCATCACCTGATACGTTTCTCCGATTTCCTGCTGCTTATTCAGGGAAAGGCGGGCAGCGGCAAGACCAGCCTGTTGCGCCAACTCAGCCCGCAAACATCCGGTGGGCGCCTGTGTCACCTGAGGTTGCAGCAAGAGACCGGCACGGGTGATTTTCTGCACCAGCTGAGCGCGGGCTTTGCACTAGATGCCGATGGTTGCACGACAGAGGCGCAGTTGCTGGAGCTAGTGCATGCTGAGGCGCGTCATGCTCAGGACTCAGGCCTGCAGTGGTTGCTGCTGGTCGATGATGCCGATTTGCTGGACGATGATACGCTGGAGTTACTGGTCAATTTGCAGCGCGCGGGGATCAGTTCCATTCGCGCTGTTCTGGCCGGGCGACGTATCGAGCAGCGGCTGGCCTCGACGGGGCTTTTCCAGGAGCTGGACGGGCGCCTGCATCTTGAAACGTTGCAGCCCTTTGAGGTCGATGAAGCGGAAGAGTTTGTTCGGCTGCGCTACCCGGCACTGGAAGTGCTGGATAGTCGCAAACTGCAGCAACTGGTGACTGACAGTGATCGCATGCCCGGATCGCTGGCGACTCGGGCATCCCGGGCCCTGCGTTTGAAGTCACCGGCACCGGTGGCGCGACCTGGCATGTCCGGGCGGATCTGGGGTGGTGCCTCGCTGATGCTGGTGGTGATTGTGGCCATGGCGGGCTGGATTTACTGGCAACCAAAGGCGTCCTCTGTTGCCAGCGAGCGCGTCTCGGTGCCGCTGACGGTGCCGGTAATAGCCGCGTCAGTGGATCAGCCAGCCGAACAGATTGATGTTGTGGAGATTGAGACCCAGGCGCCCGGCTCTGTCGATGCTGGTTTGAAAAGCCCGTCCATCGCTCCGGCGAGCGTTGCTGTTGTAGATGCAGCGCTAGCAGAACCGAGTGCCTTGCGGGCGCAGGACTTGTTGCCGGACGCTTTTGATTTGCAGTCTGCGCCGCAAGAACCCGAGTCTGTCAATGATGTTGCCGGACTGGTTGAAGTGGTTGTTGCCGCCGAGCAGCCGAAGCTGCCTCAGCCAGAGCCCGGCATGGTAGAAGTCCCCATAAAACCTGTGGTCAAGGCTGCAACTGAGGCCCAGTCTGCACCTGAGCGTGCTGTCGCGTTTAAAAAAGCCGCAGCAACCCCGGCTGCGTCGAGTGAGGAAGAGCTGCTCGGCTGGCCAGACCGTGGTTATACGCTGCAACTTCTGGGCGCACGGCAGCTCGACACTGCCAAAGCGTTTATAGCCGATCAGCAGGATCCCTCAGCGTTTCACGCATTCTCGACGCTCTATAAAGGCAAGCCCTGGCATGTGGTTGTGATCGGTCGCTATGGCAGTCGCAAGGAGGCCAGTGCCGCTGTGCTGGAGTTACCGGCGTCACTGCAGAAGCTCAAGCCCTGGGCGCGCAGTATTCAAAGCGTGAAGGCAGACATACGCAAGGCCACGCGCTAG
- the aroK gene encoding shikimate kinase AroK, giving the protein MGAGKSTIGRLLSHELNLEFIDSDREIEARAGANIPWIFDVEGESGFREREESVICDLCQRDNIVLATGGGAVIREANRAALQSHGVVIYLHTTVEQQLERTSRDKNRPLLQTENPAEILQQLLRQRDPLYRQTCDITLHTDRRHPKAVVSEIFRQLAKLGLVK; this is encoded by the coding sequence ATGGGAGCTGGAAAAAGCACCATAGGGCGTCTTCTTTCTCACGAGCTGAACCTGGAGTTTATCGACAGTGACAGGGAGATAGAGGCCCGTGCGGGTGCGAATATTCCCTGGATTTTCGATGTGGAGGGCGAGTCCGGCTTCCGCGAACGGGAAGAATCGGTCATCTGTGACCTGTGCCAGCGCGATAACATCGTGCTGGCAACCGGCGGGGGGGCTGTCATCCGTGAAGCCAACCGTGCTGCCCTGCAATCCCATGGTGTCGTCATTTACCTGCATACGACCGTTGAGCAACAGCTTGAACGTACGTCGCGGGACAAAAACCGCCCGCTGCTGCAAACCGAGAACCCCGCCGAAATATTGCAGCAACTGCTGCGTCAGCGTGATCCCCTCTACCGGCAGACCTGTGATATAACCCTGCATACTGACAGACGCCATCCCAAGGCCGTCGTATCTGAAATATTTCGTCAGCTGGCCAAGCTCGGCCTGGTCAAGTGA
- the aroB gene encoding 3-dehydroquinate synthase — translation MQNLRVELGERSYPIYIGEGLLQQHLIAPYIPGRQVCIVSNETVAPLYLARLQQALADYQVDVCILPDGEQYKTLEHLNTIFDRLLECRHNRTTTLIALGGGVVGDMTGFAAASYQRGVNFIQMPTTLLSQVDSSVGGKTGVNHPLGKNMIGAFYQPQCVLIDTSVLGTLPARELSAGLAEVIKYGLIYDAEFFDWLETEMPRLVAGNLESLSRAIYRSCEIKAEVVAQDEKESGIRALLNLGHTFGHAIEANQGYGNWLHGEAVAAGTLMAADLSRRLGWLSDADVARIRAIHAAAGLPVLPPANMSEEDFLSLMAVDKKVLDGQLRLILLEAVGKGVVTDAFAPELLRETLTYSLAQART, via the coding sequence GTGCAGAATTTACGCGTCGAGCTGGGTGAACGCAGTTATCCGATCTACATAGGCGAAGGGCTGTTGCAGCAGCACCTGATAGCGCCTTATATCCCGGGCCGGCAGGTCTGTATCGTATCCAACGAAACCGTTGCGCCGCTGTACCTGGCCAGGTTGCAGCAGGCGCTGGCGGACTATCAGGTTGATGTTTGTATTTTGCCGGATGGCGAACAGTACAAGACGCTGGAACATCTCAATACGATTTTCGATCGCTTGCTGGAGTGTCGCCACAACCGCACCACGACGCTGATTGCGCTCGGTGGCGGGGTCGTGGGTGACATGACCGGCTTTGCCGCGGCCAGCTATCAGCGTGGCGTTAACTTTATCCAGATGCCCACAACCCTGTTGTCCCAGGTGGATTCTTCAGTGGGTGGCAAGACCGGCGTCAACCATCCGCTGGGCAAGAACATGATCGGGGCTTTCTACCAGCCGCAGTGCGTACTGATCGATACCTCGGTACTTGGCACGCTGCCGGCGCGTGAACTGTCGGCGGGCCTGGCGGAGGTGATCAAGTACGGCCTTATCTACGATGCCGAGTTCTTTGATTGGCTGGAAACCGAGATGCCACGCCTGGTGGCGGGGAATCTGGAGAGCCTGTCCAGGGCGATTTATCGCTCCTGCGAGATCAAGGCCGAAGTGGTGGCCCAGGACGAAAAAGAGTCCGGCATACGCGCGCTGCTGAATCTCGGGCACACTTTTGGGCATGCGATTGAAGCAAACCAGGGCTATGGCAACTGGTTGCACGGCGAGGCTGTCGCTGCCGGCACCCTGATGGCCGCGGACCTGTCCCGGCGCCTGGGCTGGCTGAGCGACGCGGATGTTGCGCGTATCCGTGCCATCCATGCGGCGGCGGGCCTGCCGGTGCTGCCACCTGCGAACATGAGCGAAGAAGACTTCCTGTCGCTGATGGCGGTTGATAAAAAGGTGCTTGATGGCCAGTTGCGGCTGATTCTGCTTGAAGCCGTCGGCAAGGGTGTGGTGACCGACGCGTTTGCACCTGAACTGCTGCGTGAAACCCTGACCTACAGTTTGGCCCAGGCCCGCACGTGA
- the gltB gene encoding glutamate synthase large subunit, whose translation MSKGLYRPGEFKDNCGFGLMAHMQGNPSHDLLEKAIEALACMTHRGGIAADGKTGDGCGLLMQKPDSFLRAVVQQELGIVLHEQYAVGMVFLPRAAAQADAARKILNAELQAQGLDVAGWRVVPTDESCLGPIAKDTLPLIEQVLINSDGKTERELAISLFTARRKAEIALSDDEDFYICSLSDKVLSYKGLTMPVDLPVFYKDLADPRLETAVCTYHQRFSTNTAPRWKLAQPFRFLAHNGEINTIEGNRNWARARSPKFATDLLPNLEELQPIVNTSGSDSSSMDNMLEFLMVGGMDIYRAVRMIVPPAWQNVETMDTELRAFYEFNSMHMEAWDGPAGMVMTDGRYAVCMLDRNGLRPSRWVMTRQGYICTASEIGVFDYKPEDIVAQGRVGPGQILAIDTQTGDVLHTADVDNDLKKRHPYKQWLKENSLRLETTMNFTEESRSFSEMSADEVKTHMKMFQVTFEERDQILRPLAETAMEAVGSMGDDKPMAVLSGRIRSLYDYFRQQFAQVTNPPIDPLREAIVMSLETCIGAERNVFEDTPEHARRVILTTPVLSASKFYRIRDNDVAGFDVVRIDLNYDPATGLEQALHNLCDQAEQEVRNGKVLLVLSDASIEKGRLPIHAALATGAVHHRLVEKGLRCDANLIVETGTARDPHHFAVLFGFGATAVFPYLAYRVLNDLCASNELQMAPLDAHENYRKGINKGLLKILSKMGISTIASYRGAQLFEAIGLSSEIVNLCFKGVVSRIEGARFSDFEFEQAQLAKEAWTARKPIQPGGLLKYKHDGEYHAYNPDVVLAIHEAVSSGDPAKYQRYADLVNKRGIATLRDMLSLRSDTKPIALDQVEAVENIFPRFDSAAMSLGALSPEAHESLAVAMNELGGRSNSGEGGEDPLRHGTMKRSKIKQVASGRFGVTPEYLMSADVMQIKVAQGAKPGEGGQLPGGKVNELIARLRFSVPGVTLISPPPHHDIYSIEDLAQLIFDLKQINPEGLVSVKLVSRPGVGTIACGVAKAYADLITISGYDGGTAASPLTSIHYAGSPWELGLADAHQSLRGNQLRGKIRLQTDGGLKTGLDVVKAAILGAESFGFGTMPMVALGCKYLRICHLNNCATGVATQNDELRKDHFRGTVEMVKNYFRFVAEETRQWMAQLGVRTLEELVGRVDLLTLLEGETSRQKGLDLSPIISDGGVPSEYPHTVQQSRNEPFDKGELNSAMLELAGEAIEAKRGGDWELAICNCDRSVGARTSGAIAKRYGNNGMADEPVTFRFRGHAGQSFGVWNAGGQNLILEGDANDYVGKGMAGGKLVLYPFKEVTFKSNETAIMGNTCLYGATAGKLFAAGSAGERFAVRNSGVHAVVEGAGDHCCEYMTGGLVTVLGATGYNFGAGMTGGFAYVLDLENNFVDKYNHELVEIHRIHTEQMEAYKNHLRSVIIEFVRETGSQWGQEIVDNFFDYIPRFWLVKPKAASLNALLDNIRKRPE comes from the coding sequence ATGAGCAAAGGTCTGTATCGCCCCGGTGAGTTCAAGGATAACTGTGGTTTTGGGCTAATGGCTCACATGCAGGGCAATCCGAGTCATGACCTGCTTGAGAAGGCCATCGAAGCGTTGGCGTGTATGACCCATCGTGGTGGTATCGCTGCAGATGGCAAGACCGGCGACGGTTGCGGTCTGCTGATGCAGAAACCTGACTCCTTCCTGCGTGCCGTGGTACAGCAGGAACTTGGCATTGTGCTACATGAACAATACGCGGTGGGCATGGTATTCCTGCCGCGCGCGGCGGCGCAGGCGGATGCGGCGCGCAAAATTCTGAATGCCGAACTTCAGGCCCAGGGCCTGGACGTGGCCGGCTGGCGTGTCGTTCCCACCGACGAAAGTTGCCTGGGACCCATTGCCAAGGACACGCTGCCGCTGATCGAGCAGGTGCTGATCAACAGTGATGGCAAGACCGAGCGTGAACTGGCCATAAGCCTGTTCACTGCCCGTCGCAAGGCGGAAATCGCCCTCAGCGACGATGAAGATTTTTATATCTGCAGCCTGTCCGACAAGGTGCTGTCCTACAAGGGACTGACCATGCCGGTGGATTTGCCTGTGTTCTACAAGGACCTGGCGGACCCGCGTCTGGAAACAGCGGTCTGCACCTACCACCAGCGCTTCTCTACCAATACGGCGCCGCGCTGGAAACTGGCACAGCCGTTCCGCTTCCTGGCCCATAACGGCGAGATCAACACCATTGAAGGCAACCGCAACTGGGCCCGCGCCCGGTCGCCGAAGTTCGCCACCGATTTGCTGCCCAATCTCGAAGAGCTGCAGCCGATCGTCAATACCAGTGGTTCGGATTCATCCAGCATGGACAACATGCTCGAGTTCCTGATGGTCGGTGGCATGGACATCTACCGCGCCGTGCGCATGATTGTGCCGCCGGCCTGGCAGAACGTCGAAACCATGGACACCGAACTGCGGGCGTTCTACGAATTCAACTCCATGCACATGGAAGCCTGGGATGGCCCGGCTGGCATGGTCATGACCGACGGCCGTTACGCCGTCTGCATGCTGGACCGAAATGGCCTGCGCCCCTCGCGCTGGGTCATGACGCGCCAGGGGTATATCTGCACGGCATCCGAAATCGGCGTCTTCGACTACAAGCCTGAAGATATCGTGGCCCAGGGGCGTGTCGGACCGGGCCAGATCCTGGCTATCGATACCCAGACCGGGGATGTCCTGCACACCGCTGATGTGGATAACGACCTCAAGAAGCGTCATCCGTACAAGCAGTGGCTCAAGGAGAATTCGCTGCGCCTTGAGACCACCATGAACTTCACCGAAGAGTCGCGCTCGTTCAGCGAGATGTCGGCCGATGAAGTCAAAACCCACATGAAAATGTTCCAGGTCACGTTCGAAGAGCGCGACCAGATCCTGCGTCCGCTGGCGGAAACGGCAATGGAAGCAGTGGGTTCCATGGGTGACGACAAGCCGATGGCCGTATTGTCCGGCCGTATTCGTTCGCTTTATGACTATTTCCGTCAGCAGTTCGCACAGGTAACCAACCCGCCGATCGATCCGCTGCGCGAAGCCATCGTCATGTCGCTCGAAACCTGCATCGGTGCCGAGCGCAACGTGTTCGAAGACACACCCGAGCACGCGCGTCGTGTAATCCTGACCACCCCGGTGCTGTCGGCGAGCAAGTTTTACCGTATCCGCGACAACGATGTTGCCGGCTTTGATGTGGTGCGCATCGACCTGAACTACGATCCGGCGACGGGTCTGGAGCAGGCATTGCACAACCTCTGTGATCAGGCCGAACAGGAAGTGCGCAACGGCAAGGTTTTGCTGGTGCTTTCCGATGCGTCGATCGAGAAGGGCAGGCTGCCGATCCATGCGGCGCTGGCCACCGGGGCCGTGCACCACCGTCTGGTGGAAAAGGGTCTGCGCTGTGATGCCAACCTTATTGTCGAAACAGGTACGGCGCGTGACCCGCATCATTTTGCCGTGCTGTTCGGTTTCGGTGCCACCGCGGTCTTCCCGTACCTGGCCTACCGTGTGCTGAATGACCTGTGCGCCAGCAATGAGTTGCAGATGGCACCGCTGGATGCCCACGAGAATTACCGCAAGGGCATCAACAAGGGCCTGCTGAAGATCCTGTCGAAGATGGGGATCTCCACCATTGCCTCCTACCGGGGTGCCCAGCTGTTCGAGGCGATTGGTCTGAGTTCAGAGATCGTCAACCTGTGCTTCAAGGGCGTGGTAAGCCGGATCGAGGGCGCGCGTTTCAGCGACTTCGAATTCGAACAGGCCCAGCTGGCCAAGGAAGCCTGGACGGCGCGCAAGCCCATCCAGCCCGGTGGCCTGCTGAAGTACAAGCACGATGGCGAATATCACGCCTACAACCCGGATGTGGTGCTGGCGATTCATGAAGCGGTATCCAGCGGTGACCCGGCCAAGTACCAGCGTTATGCGGACCTGGTGAACAAGCGCGGTATTGCTACCCTGCGTGACATGCTGTCGCTGCGCAGTGATACCAAGCCAATCGCGCTGGATCAGGTTGAAGCGGTGGAAAACATCTTCCCGCGCTTTGACTCCGCCGCCATGTCCCTCGGTGCCCTGTCACCGGAGGCGCATGAATCGCTGGCCGTGGCCATGAACGAGCTGGGTGGACGCTCCAACTCCGGTGAAGGCGGCGAAGATCCGCTGCGTCATGGCACCATGAAACGCTCCAAGATCAAGCAGGTTGCCTCGGGCCGTTTCGGTGTAACGCCGGAATACCTGATGAGCGCCGATGTTATGCAGATCAAGGTGGCCCAGGGCGCGAAGCCCGGAGAAGGCGGCCAGCTGCCCGGCGGCAAGGTCAATGAACTGATCGCCCGCCTGCGCTTCTCGGTGCCGGGTGTGACACTGATTTCACCGCCGCCACACCATGATATCTATTCGATTGAAGATCTGGCGCAGCTGATTTTCGACCTCAAGCAGATCAACCCTGAAGGTCTGGTATCGGTCAAGCTGGTCTCCCGACCCGGTGTCGGAACCATCGCCTGTGGCGTGGCCAAGGCCTATGCGGACCTGATCACCATTTCCGGTTACGATGGTGGCACAGCGGCATCCCCGCTGACCTCGATCCACTACGCCGGCTCGCCCTGGGAGCTGGGTCTGGCGGATGCGCACCAGTCGCTGCGCGGCAACCAGCTGCGCGGCAAGATTCGCCTGCAGACCGACGGTGGCCTGAAAACCGGCCTGGACGTCGTCAAGGCGGCGATCCTCGGTGCCGAGAGCTTTGGTTTTGGCACCATGCCGATGGTGGCGCTGGGCTGCAAGTACCTGCGTATCTGTCATCTGAACAACTGCGCCACCGGCGTAGCCACCCAGAACGATGAATTGCGCAAGGATCACTTCCGCGGCACCGTGGAAATGGTGAAAAACTACTTCCGCTTCGTGGCTGAAGAAACCCGTCAGTGGATGGCGCAGCTCGGTGTGCGCACGCTGGAAGAGCTGGTTGGCCGTGTTGACCTGCTGACCCTGCTCGAAGGTGAAACGTCGCGCCAGAAGGGGCTGGATCTGAGCCCCATCATCAGCGATGGTGGTGTGCCGAGCGAGTACCCGCATACCGTGCAGCAGAGCCGCAACGAGCCATTCGACAAGGGTGAACTCAACAGTGCCATGCTGGAGCTGGCTGGCGAGGCGATTGAAGCCAAGCGTGGCGGTGACTGGGAGCTGGCCATCTGCAACTGCGACCGCTCCGTCGGCGCCCGCACCTCCGGTGCCATTGCCAAGCGCTACGGCAACAACGGCATGGCCGATGAGCCTGTGACCTTCCGCTTCCGCGGTCACGCCGGTCAGTCGTTTGGTGTCTGGAATGCCGGTGGTCAGAACCTGATCCTCGAAGGCGATGCCAACGACTATGTCGGCAAGGGCATGGCTGGCGGCAAGCTGGTGCTCTATCCGTTCAAGGAAGTCACCTTCAAGTCCAACGAGACGGCCATCATGGGCAACACCTGCCTCTACGGCGCCACGGCGGGCAAGCTGTTCGCCGCCGGCAGTGCCGGCGAGCGTTTCGCGGTGCGCAATTCCGGCGTGCACGCGGTGGTGGAAGGTGCTGGCGATCACTGCTGTGAGTACATGACAGGCGGTCTGGTGACCGTGCTGGGTGCCACCGGTTACAACTTCGGTGCGGGCATGACCGGCGGTTTTGCCTATGTGCTGGATCTGGAAAACAACTTCGTGGACAAGTACAACCACGAGCTGGTCGAGATTCACCGCATCCACACTGAGCAGATGGAGGCGTACAAAAACCACCTGCGTTCGGTAATCATCGAATTCGTCCGGGAAACGGGCAGCCAGTGGGGTCAGGAGATTGTGGATAACTTCTTCGACTACATCCCGCGCTTCTGGCTGGTCAAGCCCAAGGCTGCAAGCCTGAATGCCTTGCTGGATAACATACGCAAGCGTCCGGAATAA
- a CDS encoding FAD-dependent oxidoreductase, with translation MSNRLSNDFQFLDVSREGPSKISAEVRKGEFAEIYDPFKPEDVADQSHRCLDCGNPYCSWKCPVHNHIPDWLKLISEGNILEAAELSHQTNSLPEVCGRVCPQDRLCEGACTLNDGFGAVTIGSVEKYITDTAFAMGWKPDMSKVVRTDKKVAIIGAGPAGLGCADILVRNGVTPVVFDRNPEIGGLLTFGIPEFKLEKDVMKRRRRMFTEMGVEFRLNVNVGTDITMAQLIEEYDAVFLGMGTYTYMKGGFPGEELEGVFDALPFLISNVNHCLGFEKDPSEYIDMAGKRVVVLGGGDTAMDCNRTSIRQGAQSVTCAYRRDEANMPGSRREVENAKEEGVQFLFNRQPVEIVGEAGRVVGVKLVTTRMGEPDQNGRRRAEVVPGSEEVLEADAVQVAFGFRPSPAPWLADFGIDLHDDGRVQADQKPKGQDRFPFQTSNAKVFAGGDMVRGSDLVVTAIAEGRDAAEGILDYLDV, from the coding sequence ATGTCTAACCGTCTGAGTAACGATTTCCAGTTCCTCGATGTGTCCCGCGAAGGACCGAGCAAAATCAGTGCTGAGGTCCGCAAGGGTGAATTTGCCGAGATTTATGATCCGTTCAAGCCGGAAGATGTTGCCGATCAGTCACATCGCTGTCTGGATTGCGGAAACCCCTATTGCTCCTGGAAGTGCCCGGTGCACAACCATATCCCGGACTGGCTCAAGCTGATTTCGGAAGGCAATATTCTGGAAGCGGCCGAGCTGAGTCACCAGACTAACTCGCTGCCCGAAGTCTGCGGCCGTGTCTGTCCGCAGGACCGTCTGTGCGAGGGCGCCTGTACCCTGAATGACGGCTTCGGGGCCGTGACGATTGGCTCGGTGGAGAAGTACATCACCGATACCGCCTTCGCCATGGGCTGGAAACCGGACATGTCCAAGGTTGTGCGCACCGACAAGAAGGTCGCCATTATCGGTGCCGGCCCGGCGGGTCTGGGTTGTGCCGATATCCTGGTGCGCAATGGCGTGACACCGGTCGTATTCGACCGCAATCCTGAAATCGGCGGCCTGCTGACGTTCGGCATTCCCGAGTTCAAGCTCGAGAAAGATGTCATGAAGCGTCGTCGTCGCATGTTCACCGAGATGGGTGTTGAGTTCCGTCTCAATGTGAACGTCGGTACCGACATCACCATGGCGCAGCTGATCGAAGAATATGATGCCGTATTCCTCGGTATGGGCACCTACACCTACATGAAGGGCGGTTTCCCCGGAGAGGAGCTTGAAGGCGTATTCGATGCGCTGCCGTTCCTGATCTCCAACGTCAATCACTGCCTGGGATTTGAAAAGGACCCGTCGGAATACATCGACATGGCCGGCAAGCGCGTTGTGGTGCTCGGTGGTGGTGATACGGCGATGGACTGCAACCGTACCTCGATTCGCCAGGGCGCCCAGAGCGTGACCTGTGCCTATCGTCGCGACGAAGCCAACATGCCGGGTTCGCGCCGAGAGGTCGAGAACGCCAAGGAAGAGGGCGTGCAGTTCCTGTTCAACCGTCAGCCGGTTGAGATCGTCGGCGAAGCGGGCCGCGTTGTGGGCGTCAAGCTGGTCACCACCCGCATGGGTGAACCGGACCAGAATGGCCGTCGTCGCGCCGAGGTGGTACCAGGCTCCGAAGAAGTGCTCGAAGCCGATGCGGTACAGGTGGCCTTTGGTTTCCGTCCGAGCCCCGCGCCCTGGCTGGCCGATTTCGGTATCGACCTGCATGACGATGGTCGTGTACAGGCCGATCAGAAGCCCAAGGGCCAGGACCGCTTCCCGTTCCAGACCAGCAATGCGAAAGTCTTTGCCGGCGGCGACATGGTGCGCGGTTCCGACCTGGTGGTCACGGCCATCGCAGAAGGTCGCGATGCGGCAGAAGGCATCCTGGACTACCTCGACGTCTGA